One Schistocerca cancellata isolate TAMUIC-IGC-003103 chromosome 1, iqSchCanc2.1, whole genome shotgun sequence genomic region harbors:
- the LOC126161455 gene encoding uncharacterized protein LOC126161455, with the protein MSDARRVLLLVAAAAAAAVATGLPVVAPPPGFGWLLPHRAQIAGRPPLSPPPLDPHTVFVLTHGYPVHVPCLQTTGASPVQTGITADSHRAVAKNRQTEPATTTATTRAAVSPTAAADATTRQQGLLSFINVPDIPCPEGQRRDPAGNCRDEW; encoded by the exons ATGAGCGACGCACGCAGAGTCCTCCTGTTGgtcgccgcggccgcggccgctgcAGTGGCCACTGGCCTTCCTGTGGTGGCGCCGCCTCCCGGCTTCGGCTGGCTGCTGCCGCATCGAGCCCAAATTGCTGGACGGCCTCCGCTGTCACCTCCACCCCTGGACCCTCACACCGTGTTCGTCCTCACACACGGCTACCCTGTTCATGTACCGTGTCTACAAACAACAGGGGCTTCACCTGTACAGACTGGAATCACTGCGGACTCACACAGGGCTGTAGCCAAGAATCGTCAGACTGAG CCCGCTACGACTACGGCCACCACGAGAGCCGCGGTGTCCCCCACAGCCGCCGCGGACGCGACGACGAGGCAGCAGGGCCTGCTGAGCTTCATCAACGTGCCGGACATCCCGTGTCCTGAGGGACAGCGGCGGGACCCCGCGGGCAACTGCCGGGACGAGTGGTAG